From one Hirundo rustica isolate bHirRus1 chromosome 8, bHirRus1.pri.v3, whole genome shotgun sequence genomic stretch:
- the KCNIP2 gene encoding Kv channel-interacting protein 2 isoform X11, whose protein sequence is MRSKGRKESLSDSRDLDGSYDQLTGNPPVQTKKALKQRFLKLLPCCRPKSIPSLSESNVEDEFELSTVCHRPEGLEQLQEQTKFTRKELQVLYRGFKNECPSGIVNEENFKQIYSQFFPQGDSSTYATFLFNAFDTDHDGSVSFEDFVSGLSTILRGTIDDRLNWAFNLYDLNKDGCITKEEMLDIMKSIYDMMGKYTYPAMREEAPREHVENFFQKMDRNKDGVVTIEEFLESCQKDENIMRSMQLFDSVI, encoded by the exons GCAACCCGCCAGTCCAAACTAAAAAAGCGCTGAAGCAGCGATTCCTCAaactgctgccctgctgccgGCCCAAATCCATCCCCTCGCTCAGTGAAAGCAA TGTTGAGGATGAGTTTGAGCTCTCCACCGTCTGCCACCgccctgaggggctggagcagctccaggagcagacCAAGTTCACCCGCAAAGAGCTGCAGGTCCTGTACCGAGGCTTCAAGAAT GAGTGCCCAAGTGGCATTGTCAACGAAGAAAACTTCAAGCAGATCTATTCCCAGTTCTTCCCTCAAGGAG ACTCCAGCACCTATGCCACCTTCCTCTTCAACGCCTTCGACACCGACCATGATGGCTCCGTCAGCTTTGAG GACTTTGTGTCTGGGCTGTCCACCATCCTGCGGGGCACCATTGATGATCGCCTGAACTGGGCCTTCAACCTCTATGACCTGAACAAAGATGGCTGCATCACCAAAGAG GAAATGCTGGACATCATGAAGTCCATCTACGACATGATGGGCAAATACACCTACCCGGCCATGAGGGAGGAAGCACCCCGGGAGCACGTGGAGAACTTCTTCCAG AAAATGGACCGGAATAAGGATGGCGTGGTGACAATTGAGGAGTTCCTGGAGTCCTGCCAGAAG GATGAGAACATCATGCGATCCATGCAGCTCTTCGACAGCGTGATTTAG
- the KCNIP2 gene encoding Kv channel-interacting protein 2 isoform X2 codes for MRSKGRKESLSDSRDLDGSYDQLTGNPPVQTKKALKQRFLKLLPCCRPKSIPSLSESNVEDEFELSTVCHRPEGLEQLQEQTKFTRKELQVLYRGFKNECPSGIVNEENFKQIYSQFFPQGGECPSPPCPHTQGCLCGAEGHTAPPHAACLPADSSTYATFLFNAFDTDHDGSVSFEDFVSGLSTILRGTIDDRLNWAFNLYDLNKDGCITKEEMLDIMKSIYDMMGKYTYPAMREEAPREHVENFFQKMDRNKDGVVTIEEFLESCQKDENIMRSMQLFDSVI; via the exons GCAACCCGCCAGTCCAAACTAAAAAAGCGCTGAAGCAGCGATTCCTCAaactgctgccctgctgccgGCCCAAATCCATCCCCTCGCTCAGTGAAAGCAA TGTTGAGGATGAGTTTGAGCTCTCCACCGTCTGCCACCgccctgaggggctggagcagctccaggagcagacCAAGTTCACCCGCAAAGAGCTGCAGGTCCTGTACCGAGGCTTCAAGAAT GAGTGCCCAAGTGGCATTGTCAACGAAGAAAACTTCAAGCAGATCTATTCCCAGTTCTTCCCTCAAGGAGGTGAGTGcccatcccctccctgtccccataCACAGGGCTGCCTCTGTGGGGCAGAGGGTCACACAGCACCCCCTCATGCTGCCTGCCTCCCTGCAGACTCCAGCACCTATGCCACCTTCCTCTTCAACGCCTTCGACACCGACCATGATGGCTCCGTCAGCTTTGAG GACTTTGTGTCTGGGCTGTCCACCATCCTGCGGGGCACCATTGATGATCGCCTGAACTGGGCCTTCAACCTCTATGACCTGAACAAAGATGGCTGCATCACCAAAGAG GAAATGCTGGACATCATGAAGTCCATCTACGACATGATGGGCAAATACACCTACCCGGCCATGAGGGAGGAAGCACCCCGGGAGCACGTGGAGAACTTCTTCCAG AAAATGGACCGGAATAAGGATGGCGTGGTGACAATTGAGGAGTTCCTGGAGTCCTGCCAGAAG GATGAGAACATCATGCGATCCATGCAGCTCTTCGACAGCGTGATTTAG
- the KCNIP2 gene encoding Kv channel-interacting protein 2 isoform X7 has product MRSKGRKESLSDSRDLDGSYDQLTDSVEDEFELSTVCHRPEGLEQLQEQTKFTRKELQVLYRGFKNECPSGIVNEENFKQIYSQFFPQGGECPSPPCPHTQGCLCGAEGHTAPPHAACLPADSSTYATFLFNAFDTDHDGSVSFEDFVSGLSTILRGTIDDRLNWAFNLYDLNKDGCITKEEMLDIMKSIYDMMGKYTYPAMREEAPREHVENFFQKMDRNKDGVVTIEEFLESCQKDENIMRSMQLFDSVI; this is encoded by the exons ACAGTGTTGAGGATGAGTTTGAGCTCTCCACCGTCTGCCACCgccctgaggggctggagcagctccaggagcagacCAAGTTCACCCGCAAAGAGCTGCAGGTCCTGTACCGAGGCTTCAAGAAT GAGTGCCCAAGTGGCATTGTCAACGAAGAAAACTTCAAGCAGATCTATTCCCAGTTCTTCCCTCAAGGAGGTGAGTGcccatcccctccctgtccccataCACAGGGCTGCCTCTGTGGGGCAGAGGGTCACACAGCACCCCCTCATGCTGCCTGCCTCCCTGCAGACTCCAGCACCTATGCCACCTTCCTCTTCAACGCCTTCGACACCGACCATGATGGCTCCGTCAGCTTTGAG GACTTTGTGTCTGGGCTGTCCACCATCCTGCGGGGCACCATTGATGATCGCCTGAACTGGGCCTTCAACCTCTATGACCTGAACAAAGATGGCTGCATCACCAAAGAG GAAATGCTGGACATCATGAAGTCCATCTACGACATGATGGGCAAATACACCTACCCGGCCATGAGGGAGGAAGCACCCCGGGAGCACGTGGAGAACTTCTTCCAG AAAATGGACCGGAATAAGGATGGCGTGGTGACAATTGAGGAGTTCCTGGAGTCCTGCCAGAAG GATGAGAACATCATGCGATCCATGCAGCTCTTCGACAGCGTGATTTAG